GCCAGAAATTGAAAAGGGGAAAGCTGACATTTTCAAACTACATCAAGTACGCTTTCCCGCTATTGATGATATCAGGAATGATCGCTACGATGTACGTAATGCTGAGATATTATTCAACACATATCTAAGGGGGTGCATTTATGGCAAAGATGGTGAAGAAAAATTATCTCCTCGCTCCGGGTCCTACGCCCGTACCCACAGATCTTCTTCTTGAAGGGGCACGTGAGACCATTCATCACAGGACACCGCAATTCAAAAAGATAATGGAGGAAGCAATTGAGGGAACGAAGTATGTTTTTCAAACGACAAATGATCTATTCCTCCTGGCTTCTTCTGGGACGGGCGCGATGGAAATGGCAGTTGTTAACCTCGTGTCCCCCGGCGAAAAAGTTATCGTCGTGGTAGGTGGAAAATTTGGTGAGCGCTGGCAGCAACTATGTGAAACCTATGGCGCAGAGGTAGTCCCAATAAAGCTTGAATACGGCGACTATGCAACTCCTGAAATGATCGATGAAAAACTGAAGGAACATCCTGACGCAGTAGCTGTTTTCACTACTCTTAGCGAGACATCTACAGGGACAGTAATGGACATTGAAGGTTTCGCGAAAGTTGTCAAGGCCCACGGTAAATTGATAGTAGTTGACGCTATAAGCGGTCTCATAGCTCAGCCCTTAAAGACGGACGAATGGAAGCTCGATGTTGTTGTTGCTGGTTCGCAAAAAGGGTTCATGCTCCCTCCGGGACTGGGATTCATTACTTTTAGCGAAGATGCCTGGAAAAAAGCCGAAAAGAATAGTGTACCAAGCTTTTATTTCAACGCTTTCGCTTATAAGAAGAACCCGGCTCCGTATACACCCGCAGTTAACCTCATTTACCAATTGAAAAAGGCTGTGGAAATGCTTAAAGAAGAGGGGATAGAGAATGTCTGGGAGCGCCACAGGATCCTCGCGGACGCCATCCGAGAAGGTGTTAAAGCTCTTGGCCTTGAGTTTTTTTCAAAGCGCCCTGGTAACGTCCTGACAGCTGTTAAAGTGCCTGAAAGCGTGGATGGTCAGAAGCTCGTTTCGCTTATGCGTGATGAATTTGGTGTTACCATTGCCGGGGGACAGGGTAGCATGAAAGGGAAGATTTTCAGAATTGCCCATCTGGGTTATATGTCAAAATTCGATACCATTGTTGCGATTTCCGCTTTAGAAATGGCACTGAGAAAGCTTGGCTATAAACTGGAATATGGAACAGGTCTTAAAGCGGTTGAAGAAGTCTTTGAAAGGGAGGATGTCTGATGTTCAGACTTCATGCCAATGATCCCCTCTCAAGTGATGCGATGGAACTTCTTCAGAATTCGGGACTTTTTAAAATAACCGCCGAACATCTGGACAAAGACCAACTCATAAAAAAGATCGATGATATCGAGTTTCTTGTGGTCCGTAGCGCGACAAAAGTAACCGCCGATGTCCTCAATGCTGGTAAAAACTTAAAAGTTGTTGGCAGAGCTGGTACCGGTCTCGATAATATCGATGTGAAAACAGCACGCGAACTCGGCATTAAAGTGTACAACACGCCTGGTGCTAACGCTATATCTGTTGCTGAGCTAACTCTAGGACTTCTCCTCTCGCTAGTAAGGCATATTCCCCGTGGTACCCAGGGCCTTAAAGATGGAAAGTGGGAGAAAAAAGCCCTTAAGGGACACGAAATCTTCGGGAAAAAAATTGGAATAATCGGATTTGGTGCCATTGGCCAGGAAGTTGCAAAACGGGCCAAGGCATTTGGTATGGAAGTCATCATTTATGATCCGTTTGTAAAGGAGACCGAACTACCCGTGAAATTGGTAAATGACCTCGGAGAACTGCTCGAAGTTGCGGATGTTGTAACATTACATTTGCCCTTAACGGAAAGTACGAAACATATAATTGGAGAAAATGAATTCGCAAAAATGAAAGACGGTGTTATAATTATCAACGCTGCGCGTGGGGGAATTGTGGATGAACAGGCCCTCTACGATGCGCTAGTATCCGGGAAGGTTTTAGGCGCTGCCCTTGATGTCTTTGAAGTGGAGCCTCCCATGGATGAGTTGAGAAGAAAGCTCCTCGGACTGGACAACGTGATAGCAACACCTCACATCGGAGCCA
This genomic interval from Kosmotoga pacifica contains the following:
- a CDS encoding pyridoxal-phosphate-dependent aminotransferase family protein translates to MAKMVKKNYLLAPGPTPVPTDLLLEGARETIHHRTPQFKKIMEEAIEGTKYVFQTTNDLFLLASSGTGAMEMAVVNLVSPGEKVIVVVGGKFGERWQQLCETYGAEVVPIKLEYGDYATPEMIDEKLKEHPDAVAVFTTLSETSTGTVMDIEGFAKVVKAHGKLIVVDAISGLIAQPLKTDEWKLDVVVAGSQKGFMLPPGLGFITFSEDAWKKAEKNSVPSFYFNAFAYKKNPAPYTPAVNLIYQLKKAVEMLKEEGIENVWERHRILADAIREGVKALGLEFFSKRPGNVLTAVKVPESVDGQKLVSLMRDEFGVTIAGGQGSMKGKIFRIAHLGYMSKFDTIVAISALEMALRKLGYKLEYGTGLKAVEEVFEREDV
- a CDS encoding hydroxyacid dehydrogenase translates to MFRLHANDPLSSDAMELLQNSGLFKITAEHLDKDQLIKKIDDIEFLVVRSATKVTADVLNAGKNLKVVGRAGTGLDNIDVKTARELGIKVYNTPGANAISVAELTLGLLLSLVRHIPRGTQGLKDGKWEKKALKGHEIFGKKIGIIGFGAIGQEVAKRAKAFGMEVIIYDPFVKETELPVKLVNDLGELLEVADVVTLHLPLTESTKHIIGENEFAKMKDGVIIINAARGGIVDEQALYDALVSGKVLGAALDVFEVEPPMDELRRKLLGLDNVIATPHIGASTYEGQKRVGIEMAKKLIEVAREMVSA